The stretch of DNA TGGGTCAACAGTTCCACATCAGTGAGGTGCTTGATCTATCGGGGCCAGAGTTGGCGGGGCAGTTTCTGGAGGGCACGGGTAGTATGGTATTTGATCATGAGCACCGAGTGGCCTACGCGGCCATCTCGCCCCGCACCGACCCCAATTTGTTCAGGCAGGTGTGCACGCTGCTAGGCTACCGGCCTGTGCTGTTCCATGCCTTCGATGAGCGTGGGCTGGCCATTTACCATACCAACGTAATGATGTGCGTAAGCGCGGGAGTTGCCGTGGTGTGCCTGGAAAGCATTCCGGATGCGGCGGAGCGGGCAGCTGTGGTAGCAGCTCTTTCTGCCACTGGCCACCACCTGGTAGCCATAAGCCTACGCCAAGTAGCGCACTTTGCCGGCAACATGCTCAGCCTGCGAGGTGCTCAGGAGCAGCCGTTACTGGCACTTTCGCAGAGGGCTTTTGAGGCGCTTACGCCGGAGCAGCGCGCCACGCTAGGCCACTACTGCGAGCTGCTGCCCTTACCCATTCCCACTATTGAAACCCTTGGGGGTGGCAGCATACGGTGTATGCTTGCGGAGGTGTATCTGCCAGAGAAAAATGAGGTTAGATAATACAAAAAAAGCCGCCTGACATAACATCAGACGGCTCTTTTTGTATGATGGGCGCAGTTTACTGCGCGGCTTCGGCGGTGGCGTTGAGGCCTAGCACCTCGCTGGTGTGCGCCCGAAGCTGCTCTACCAGCTGCGGATTTTCATTCAGAGACTGGCCGAACGACGGAATCATCTCGCGCAGCTTGGTTTGCCACTCAGGCGTGTTAGCGTACTGCGGAAAGCAGCGCTGTACTAAGCCAAGCATAATGCTCACGGCCGTAGAGGCACCCGGGGAGGCACCCAAAAGCGCGGCAATTGAGCCATCGGCGGCTGAAACTACTTCCGTCCCGAACTCTAACACGCCGCCTTGCTTGGCGTCTTTCTTAATTACCTGCACGCGCTGGCCTGCAATTTCCAACTCCCAATCTTTGGGGTTGGCTTCGGGTAAGTACTCGCGCAGGGCCGCAATGCGGTCTTCCGGCGACTGCCGCACCTGGTTGATGAGGTACTTGGTAAGCGGAATATTCTTGAGGCCCGCAATAATCATGGGGCGCATGTTACTCAGCTTCACCGACAGGGGCAAGTCGAGGTAGGAACCCTGCTTCAGGAACTTAGTGCTAAAGCCGGCGTAGGGGCCAAACAGCAGCTCCTGCTTGCCATTAATCACTCGCGTATCGAGGTGGGGCACCGACATGGGGGGGAGCCCACCGAGGCTTTGCCGTATACTTTGGCGTGGTGCTTGGCAATTACGGCGGGGTTCACGCACTTCAGCCACTGCCCACTCACGGGGAAGCCGCCAAAGCCCTGGCCCTCCGGAATGCCAGACTTGATAAGCAAGGGCAATGAGCCGCCCCCGGCCCCAATAAATACAAAGGGGGCCCGCACCTTCACTTTATTGCCGTTGCTCAGGTCTACAGCCCGCACTCCCCAGCGCCCATCTTCCTTGCGTCTGATCTTATCCACATCGTGGTGGAAGTAGAACGAGACACCCGGCTTTTGCTGCAGCAGTGTGAACATGCCCCGGGTAAGAGCGCCAAAGTTTACGTCGGTGCCCAGGTTCATGCGGGTTGCCGCCACAGGTTGGTTTGGGTCGCGGCCGTCCATTACCAGGGGCATCCACTGCTCCATCAAATCATAGTCCTGGGTAAACTCCATGCCCTGGAACAGCGGCGACTGCGTAAGGGCGGCGTGGCGCTTGCGCAGAAACTCCACGTTCTTATCGCCCCACACAAAGCTCAGGTGCGGAATATGGTTGATGAAGCGCGTAACGCCCGTCACCTGGTATTTCTCCACCAGATACGACCAGAACTGCTTTGATTGCTCGAACTGCTCAGCAATGGCAATGGCTTTGGAAATATCGATGTGGCCGTCGGGCTTCTCGGGGGTGTAGTTCAGCTCACAAAAAGCAGAGTGGCCAGTGCCGGCGTTGTTCCAGGCGTCGGAGCTTTCGGCGGCGGCCACATCGAGCCGCTCAAAAATGGCAATGGTTAAGTCGGGTTGCAACTCCTTGAGCATCATGCCCAGTGTTGCGCTCATAATGCCAGCCCCAATCAATACCACATCGGCAGAGAGGGTGGCGGAGCTATCAGTAGTACTCATGCGCAGATCAGAAATAGGACTTACGAAGTACGGGGAAAGTCCGAAAAGGTGGCCTTTGTTCCAGAAAGAATGTAAAGCTGAACCGTGTAACCAGCTCAGCCAAGGGCCATGAGGTCTGGCAACAAAAAGGGCTTCAGCCCGGTAGTACAGTACATTTTTTCTCCTCCAACTTGTTCCTGAACTCATGAATCTTAGCAATAACACCATCCTGATTACCGGCGGCGCCACGGGCATAGGCCTGGCGCTTACGGAACGGTTTCTGAAAGTGGGCAGCAAGGTTATAGTGTGCGGCCGCCGGGCCGAAGCTCTGGAACAAGCCCAGCGCCGCCTGCCGGGCCTGCATACCCGCGTGTGCGACGTGGCCCGCCCCGAGGAGCGCGAAGACCTGGCCCGCTGGGTGCAGCAAGAGTTTCCAGGCCTTAACGTGCTCATTAACAACGCTGGCATTCAGAACCGCTGGCAGCTGGCCGCTCCTGATACGTCTAGCAACTGGGCCGACTACCAAAATGAGCTGGCCATTAACGTAGAGGCGCCCATGCACCTGGCGCTGCTGCTGATACCGCACCTGCGTCAGCAGCAACATCCCGCCATCATTAATGTTACTTCGGGGCTGTCGTTTGCGCCAGCAGCTTTTGCGCCCATCTACAGTGCTACCAAGGCGGCCATGCACTCCTTTACGCTGTCGTTGCGGCATCAACTGGCCAGCACGCCCATTCGGGTGCTGGAGATTGTGCCCCCAGCCGTTAACACCGACCTCGGCGGACCGGGTCTGCACACCTTTGGGGCACCCGTTGATGCCTTCGCCGACTCGGTGCTGGAGCGCTTGGCTCAGGGAGAGCAGGAGGTAGGCTACGGAACTTCGGAGGAAGCGCGCCTGGCCTCACGTGAACAGCTAAATACCCGGTTTAAGCTCATAAATAAGTAGGCTAGGCCAGTAGCCTGCCACTCACTAACTACTAAGTCTGTTCAGGAAGCTAAAAGACCATCCTGCTGAGCTTGCCGAAGCATCTTTACCGCTTCTTCCTTACGATAGGGGGCAGCCAGCGGTAGAAATGCTTCGGCTGCGCGGATGCCAGATCAAGCAGGACCATTTTGTAAGGTAGGAGCAATTGCTAAACAACTTCATTGGCTGAAAGAGACACCTGACAGGGCGTTTCTTCTCCCTATCAATAGGTTTTTCCTGAGGTAAATATCCAAGGAAATAGTGAGCGGGAGGGAGCTATCCGGGGCTGCGGCGTGTTATAACTAGCTATGACAAACCAGACCTTGGAGCTCTTCGATTTACCTGTGTTGAACGCTGCCCCGCAGCCCACCCCAGCGCCCCTGACGCATAACGCGCGGCTCTGGCTGCCCAAGCGGGTGCTCTTCACCCCCGATGCGTTGGATGAGCCCTTTGGCCAGCAGATTTATGAGCGCGTGGCCGCTCAAGGGCTGCCCATTGAGGTGCTGAAAAGCAACCGTATTACTGGCCTACGGGGTGAGGACGCGCGCGAGACGTACCGCAATGCCAAGAACACTATGGCTGTGGTGAAAGCCCCGGCCGGCGCGCTGCGCCTGCAGCCCACCCCGCCCTCCGCCGACTGGCAGATGAACCTGGCCGAGGGCTGCCCAGCGCACTGCCAGTACTGCTACCTGGCTGGTAGCCTACAGGGGCCACCGGTGGTGCGGGTGTTTGCCAACCTGCCCCAGTTGCTGCACAATACTGCCACCTACGAGCAAGCTGGCCGCCGCACCTCTTTTGAGGTGAGTTGCTACACCGATGTACTTGGTATAGAGCACCTCACGGGCAGCCTGGCCGAGTGCATCCGCTACTTCGGCACCCGCGAAGGTGCGCAGCTGCGCTTTGTGAGTAAGTACAACCAGGTTGACTCGCTGCTGGGCCTCCCTCACAATGGCCACACCCGAGCCCGGGTGAGCCTCAACGCCGAGCCCGTGGCCCGGCGGCTGGAAGGAGGGACTGCCTCAATAGAGGCGCGCCTGCAGGCTTTGCGCCAGCTGGCCCTGCCGCATGCCCAGGGTGGCGGTGGCTACCCCGTGGGGGTAGTGCTGGCTCCCATTATGCAAATCCCTAACTGGCGGCAGCACTACACGGAACTGTTTGACCGAATGGCCGCCGCGCTTGACTTTGAGTGCGACCTTACGGTGGAGTTCATTACGCACCGCTTTACGCCCGGCTCCCGCGACGTGCTGCAGCAGTGGTACCCTAATACTTCCCTGGACTTTGATGAAGCCACTCGTGCTGTGAAGCGCAATAAGTTTGGGGGCGTGAAGTACGTGTACCAGCCCGAAGACATGCGCACCCTGCGGCAGTTCTTCTATGAAGAGTGGCAGAAGCGCTTCCCTAATGCGCCTGTTCAGTACTGGACGTAAGCCACCGCTGGTAGAAAATCGCCATGCTTAAAGCAAAAGGCCGGACTCAGGTATACAACCTGAGTCCGGCCTTTTGCTTTGTACTGAAAAAGTGCAACTACAAGGCTAAGCACTCGACCTTATTCTGGTGTAGGGCCTGCCACTCGGGTTGCAGCATGCTCATTTCCAGTAAGCTCCAGTATTCATCGTTATACTTGAGTACGTCGCGGAAGAGGCCTTCGCGCTGCATACCGGCCCGCGTATAAGCTGAAATAGCCGCGGTGTTGAAGTCATAC from Hymenobacter taeanensis encodes:
- the ctlX gene encoding citrulline utilization hydrolase CtlX encodes the protein MQAASTVFLVRPVRFSFNVETAASNHFQQAVSVGSEAEVQAKVQAEFDQVVATLRFRGVRVTVFDDTPEPHTPDSIFPNNWLTLHPDGRVLLYPMCAPNRRLERRPDILATLGQQFHISEVLDLSGPELAGQFLEGTGSMVFDHEHRVAYAAISPRTDPNLFRQVCTLLGYRPVLFHAFDERGLAIYHTNVMMCVSAGVAVVCLESIPDAAERAAVVAALSATGHHLVAISLRQVAHFAGNMLSLRGAQEQPLLALSQRAFEALTPEQRATLGHYCELLPLPIPTIETLGGGSIRCMLAEVYLPEKNEVR
- a CDS encoding SDR family oxidoreductase, with protein sequence MNLSNNTILITGGATGIGLALTERFLKVGSKVIVCGRRAEALEQAQRRLPGLHTRVCDVARPEEREDLARWVQQEFPGLNVLINNAGIQNRWQLAAPDTSSNWADYQNELAINVEAPMHLALLLIPHLRQQQHPAIINVTSGLSFAPAAFAPIYSATKAAMHSFTLSLRHQLASTPIRVLEIVPPAVNTDLGGPGLHTFGAPVDAFADSVLERLAQGEQEVGYGTSEEARLASREQLNTRFKLINK
- a CDS encoding spore photoproduct lyase family protein gives rise to the protein MTNQTLELFDLPVLNAAPQPTPAPLTHNARLWLPKRVLFTPDALDEPFGQQIYERVAAQGLPIEVLKSNRITGLRGEDARETYRNAKNTMAVVKAPAGALRLQPTPPSADWQMNLAEGCPAHCQYCYLAGSLQGPPVVRVFANLPQLLHNTATYEQAGRRTSFEVSCYTDVLGIEHLTGSLAECIRYFGTREGAQLRFVSKYNQVDSLLGLPHNGHTRARVSLNAEPVARRLEGGTASIEARLQALRQLALPHAQGGGGYPVGVVLAPIMQIPNWRQHYTELFDRMAAALDFECDLTVEFITHRFTPGSRDVLQQWYPNTSLDFDEATRAVKRNKFGGVKYVYQPEDMRTLRQFFYEEWQKRFPNAPVQYWT
- a CDS encoding GNAT family N-acetyltransferase, producing the protein MFIAPEARGRGFARRMLVEALRFGFEQLHLHRITLGVYDFNTAAISAYTRAGMQREGLFRDVLKYNDEYWSLLEMSMLQPEWQALHQNKVECLAL